One Echeneis naucrates chromosome 1, fEcheNa1.1, whole genome shotgun sequence DNA segment encodes these proteins:
- the mcoln1a gene encoding mucolipin-1a: MAATGHRGSADQEGLPCSPTQYSSTNSSGEYNHSGNHGSNHSNHQFPAAGEGHWIRADQKEEALRRKLKYFFMSPCDKYHAKGRKPYKLILQLLKIIIVTAQLVLFGLSNQVVVTFKEENTMTFKHLFLKDYDESSDDSFAVYTQNDVYDHIFYSVEQYLALPETTVGRYAYVYDVGVNGSALSLCQQYYKKGRIDPANDTFSIDPHINTECVGVNPLSVPPAPLSSSYKNFTLKFHKLINVTIEFQLKAINIQTIINNEIPDCYTFFITIVLDNKAHSGKVKIWLENQASIKECKDPSISGHAESYSRVAFDILVALVCIVSLLLCGRSIVRGIMLQQEFVQFFKETLDRKVCWADRLEFINGWYILLIISDILTITGTIIKVGIETKNISSYDLCGILLGTSTLLVWVGVIRYLTFFQKYNILIVTLRAAFPNVIRFCLCVAVIYLGYCFCGWIVLGPYHVKFRSLAMVSECLFSLINGDDMFVTFTEMQESSTLVWLFSQVYLYTFISLFIYMVLSLFIALITGAYETIKHQTQEPLHITDLHAFIAECTDAPSSGKFRALETSPCSFFCCCDRTTTYEDVLLVN, encoded by the exons ATGGCTGCCACAGGACACCGGGGCTCCGCAG ATCAAGAAGGCCTGCCCTGTTCACCGACTCAGTACAGCTCCACAAACAGCAGCGGCGAGTACAACCACAGTGGCAATCATGGCAGCAACCACAGCAACCATCAGTTTCCTGCAGCGGGAGAAGGTCATTGGATCAGGGCTGATCAAAAAGAGGAAGCTCTGCGGCGGAAGCTTAAATACTTCTTCATGAGTCCTTGTGATAAATATCACGCCAAGGGCCGTAAACCTTATAAGCTgatcctgcagctgctcaaGATCATTATTGTCACAGCTCAG TTGGTTTTGTTTGGCCTCAGTAACCAGGTGGTGGTGACCTTCAAGGAGGAGAACACAATGACCTTCAAGCACCTGTTCCTTAAGGACTATGATGAGTCCTCAGATGACTCCTTTGCTGTTTACACGCAGAATGATGTCTACGACCACATTTTCTATTCTGTGGAGCAG TATCTGGCCTTGCCAGAAACCACTGTGGGACGTTATGCATATGTCTACGATGTTGGTGTGAATGGCAGCGCTCTCTCCCTGTGCCAACAGTACTACAAAAAGGGACGCATCGACCCCGCCAATGATACCTTCAGTATAGACCCTCACATCAATACAG AGTGTGTAGGTGTAAATCCTCTGTCGGTCCCTCCTGCTCCACTCAGCAGCAGCTACAAGAACTTTACCCTCAAGTTCCACAA GCTCATTAATGTCACCATAGAGTTCCAGCTGAAGGCAATCAATATACAGACCATCATCAACAACGAAATCCCAGACTGCTACACCTTTTTCATAACG ATAGTCCTGGACAACAAGGCTCACAGTGGCAAGGTGAAGATCTGGTTAGAAAACCAAGCATCAATAAAAGAGTGTAAAGATCCAAGCATTTCTGGACATG CTGAGAGCTACTCACGTGTAGCTTTTGATATCCTTGTGGCTCTGGTGTGCATTGTGtcgctgctgctctgtggaCGCTCCATTGTGCGTGGCATCATGCTGCAACAG GAGTTTGTGCAGTTCTTTAAGGAGACTCTGGATCGTAAAGTGTGCTGGGCAGACAGACTGGAGTTCATTAATGGCTGGTATATCCTCCTTATCATCAGCGATATCCTCACCATCACTGGCACTATCATCAAAGTTGGCATTGAGACGAAG AACATATCTTCCTATGACCTCTGTGGCATCCTGTTGGGGACTTCCACACTCTTGGTGTGGGTCGGAGTCATTCGCTACCTCACATTCTTCCAGAAATACAAT ATCCTGATCGTCACACTCCGAGCAGCTTTCCCCAATGTGATTCGGTTCTGCCTCTGTGTGGCCGTCATATATCTGGGTTACTGCTTCTGTGGCTGGATTGTCTTGGGACCATACCATGTCAAG TTCCGCTCGCTGGCCATGGTTTCAGAGTGTCTGTTCTCCCTCATTAACGGGGACGACATGTTCGTAACGTTCACCGAGATGCAGGAGAGCAGTACTCTTGTGTGGCTGTTCAGTCAGGTTTACCTGTACACTTTCATTTCGCTCTTCATCTACATGGTGCTGTCACTGTTTATTGCTCTCATCACTGGAGCCTATGAGACAATTAAG CACCAAACCCAGGAACCGTTGCACATCACAGACCTGCACGCTTTCATAGCAGAGTGTACGGATGCACCGAGTTCTGGGAAGTTCAGGGCTCTGGAGACCTCGCCCTGCtcgtttttctgctgctgtgacag AACAACAACGTATGAGGACGTCCTGCTGGTGAACTGA